Part of the Raphanus sativus cultivar WK10039 unplaced genomic scaffold, ASM80110v3 Scaffold1911, whole genome shotgun sequence genome, GTCAACGTTACAAAAACAAAGCAGATGACGGTTGTAACTCATAAAAGAGAAGGTGTAGAAATGAGCCATTCTCCCCTAGGTTAAGCCAGTTTTCACAAGCAAGTTCATCATGGTAGAAGCCAGAGCAAAGCAGCATCTTTATAACTGATCCTGCTCTCTTCTTTTCTCCTACGCTATACAACCAGTAAACCAACGTTTTGCAATACCCAAATGGCAGTAAGTGACCACAACGAATCATATATTCCACAATCTTCACAGCTTCTCCATACTTTTGCAGCTTGCAGCAACAGTTAACAAATGCAATAAAAACCATATCATTTGGAATTATTCCTTCTTTAAACATCTGATCCAACACCCTCTTCGCTATTTCCAGATTCCCAACTCCACAGATCTCTAATATGAGTTTCTCATAGCGTTGTGCACACCCATGATCTACCATCTCATTGAAAACACGGAAAGCAGCTTCCACATGGTGTCTTCTACAGTGACCAAGAACCAAAGATGTAAACGTGACATGATCAGGAGCCAAGCCAGCTTGGATCATCTTACAGAGATACTGTCTCGACTCAACCACATATCCAAGCTTGCAATACGACTCAATCATGAGATTGGGTGTGTAAGTACCCCGAGAAGAGACCATACCTTTCTCCAACAACTCTGAATAAACTTTCTTCATCTCGACGACCACATCATATCTAGCCAATAAATCCAACAAGGCGTGGTAGCATTTAGGAGTAAGCTGAGACTTAAACCTCCTAGAGAAATCAGCAACTAACATAGATTCTTTCACCGTATCGCACATCTTTGTCATGGATATGAAGATCTTAGGGACGTGACACGAGATTCCATGTGATGTCAAAACATGGAGGACAGATGCATGACAGGACACAGTATCTTTGAAGTTGGGATTAAGACTTAGCGAGGAAAGCGAGGATACATCGACAGGCGTAGCATACTGTAGGAATGATACCAGGGAAGGATTGTTCTGCCACCTAAGCCCGGAGAAAATGGAACGAAATGAGATGGGTGTATTAACGGGTTTGACGTGTGAAGATATCTTATGGGacggatttgaggacaaattaAGATTCTTCTGCCTATAAAATTCGGAGAGAGCGGAGATCAACCTCTCACATGTTGCACTTTTCACCGATGTGCTGAAGAACTGTCGACGGAGCGGCATGTGCACCTGGAATCTCATCGTCTGGTGATTCCACGCTAGGGCTTTCGAGTCGTACTTGTGAGAAGAGCTAATACACCCCTactttttcattaattttttgttttgttttttctttttggaaattGGCTTTCAAATCAAAGAgcaaaaagaaactaaaatgtTTACAAACCCAGAGGTCATAGTGTttgcaaaaataaattatttttattttgttggcaATAAGTTTTCATTAGAACTAaatcttgatccgtgcgaccgcacgggtattaattttcagttttagtttttatttatttatattaaatagtatatttataatatttgatcgttttatattgactaagctagtgatggatatttgggtatccattcgaatttggttaaaatctattctggtttgagatttttgagtttaaagattctaactctattcgggtatttataaactttggttccggtttgatttggatctttgcgggtttgataacccgtttaaattatttttaaattttaaaatttatatatccttaaatctaaaaaaaataa contains:
- the LOC108839552 gene encoding pentatricopeptide repeat-containing protein At5g65560-like yields the protein MPLRRQFFSTSVKSATCERLISALSEFYRQKNLNLSSNPSHKISSHVKPVNTPISFRSIFSGLRWQNNPSLVSFLQYATPVDVSSLSSLSLNPNFKDTVSCHASVLHVLTSHGISCHVPKIFISMTKMCDTVKESMLVADFSRRFKSQLTPKCYHALLDLLARYDVVVEMKKVYSELLEKGMVSSRGTYTPNLMIESYCKLGYVVESRQYLCKMIQAGLAPDHVTFTSLVLGHCRRHHVEAAFRVFNEMVDHGCAQRYEKLILEICGVGNLEIAKRVLDQMFKEGIIPNDMVFIAFVNCCCKLQKYGEAVKIVEYMIRCGHLLPFGYCKTLVYWLYSVGEKKRAGSVIKMLLCSGFYHDELACENWLNLGENGSFLHLLFYELQPSSALFL